The DNA window CTACAGTTCCTTCAGCGAGAAGGCTAAAGAGATAGAGAATGCTGTGAGGGGCGGGAGCCTCCTACTCCTCCCCCTCCTGATATTCAGCAACAACCTAGTTGTATCCCTTATACTCCTAGCACTCTCCCCAACAATCGTAGGTCCCTGGACCTTCATGGCTTTCCAGGGCTTCGCCACAGGAGCGATAGTGGGGTACCAAGCTGTTGATGAGGGTATCACAAACCTAACATCCCTCATCCCAGGATGCACCTTATCCCCGGACAAGCTTACCCTTGCAAAGCTCGTTCTCCTGATCCCACACGGTGTCTTCGAGATAACAGGTGTGAGCATGTTCTTCGCATCATCCGCAAGGCTAT is part of the Sulfolobales archaeon genome and encodes:
- a CDS encoding stage II sporulation protein M, whose product is MPREPGIGIKLLVAIGVSIFIVSALIGGISPDSIKNALYSSFSEKAKEIENAVRGGSLLLLPLLIFSNNLVVSLILLALSPTIVGPWTFMAFQGFATGAIVGYQAVDEGITNLTSLIPGCTLSPDKLTLAKLVLLIPHGVFEITGVSMFFASSARLSMDILGYAMWKLGRRSERPNISKTLGSLLMPITIGILLLVVAAFVESFITPLIGFITIVFLCR